The window GGCAAATATAGCGGCAGGCTATTGATAGATCTGCCCGAGCGATATGTGGTCTGGTTTGCCGGTGAAGGATTCCCGCCGGGAAAACTTGGCGTAATGTTGCGGACTGTTTATGAAATTAAAGTCAACGGACTGGAATATTTATTTGACCCCATAAGAAAGACGCCCAGAAAGCAGGCGTAAATGCATTCAGACCAACTGTTTTCCAATAATCAGCTATAGACAAGGAACCCATATGACTATTGACACACCGGAGAAGGACAGCTTTTTGCAGGAATTGCATCGCACTTCAGGTGGGGAAGCCAGGACACATGTCTCGATGTATAAGCTGGGTGAGAGTTTGGGACTGACACGATCTGAAGCATCAGCCTTGAGCGAAGACCTCATTATTGACGGCTATGTGGAGTTACAAAATCTTTCCGGTGCTATATCCATAACCCAGGAAGGCCTGGCCGCTATTGGAATTACTGCCGAAGTATCACCACCCCAGAATCTTCCGCAATTAAGCGGAGAAAAGATCATCACCGACAACGACAGCCAGCTGCTGAACCGTGCTATAGACAAAGTACGAAAGTGTACATTCAACACCGATACCGATCTGGCCCAACTTGAAGAGTTACTGATCGATCTGAAAACACTCGAGATCCAACTCCTGTCCAGCAGACCCAAAACAACCGTTGTCCACGCTATACTAACCTCTATAAAAGAGGAAATTAGGCAACATGCTGCCAGTGACGCCCTCTCAAACCTCGAAGCCGAGTTGGAGAGTCTGGTCAACCTTAATAATTAGCGTGTCGGCAGAACCACATGAGATATTCGGCTTACAACGGAGAGGAGTTCTTCAGCCGATGAATTATTACGAAAGCAAGCGCCGCCAGTTCATTGCGGCTCAATTCTGATTCCAGCTTCTGTAATCGGGCCTGTATGCGTTCCGAAGACCCGGGGTCTTCCTCCGCTAGCCTGTGGGCTTCTGCCATCTGCTGTTCG of the Desulfosediminicola ganghwensis genome contains:
- a CDS encoding DUF3820 family protein; the protein is MIDDKTNSPGQVMPFNYQALLELAETKMPFGKYSGRLLIDLPERYVVWFAGEGFPPGKLGVMLRTVYEIKVNGLEYLFDPIRKTPRKQA